GAAGCTGGAGAGACTTAGAGGCTCAGGAGGCAAGCAAAGTGTCCATAAAGCATCCCTATCTGAACATTGACCATGTCTTTCCATGCTGCACCACTTCTACGGGTGCACATTTGCAAGCATCAGAGAGCATCACTGCTTAGTACGGGAACTACTCCACCTAAGACAGCAAGAGAGTTCAGtgttgtgaatgtggctcaggccatcacataTATGCGTCCATCTATTGCCTTTCAGTAGTTTCCAACATATTTTAAATACTCAAAACACCCTGGCTCTCTTCCATGGTCCATAATCCCGAAAAATGCTGCTTCATCTGGTTGAGTGATAATAAATTTGGACTTCACCCCCTCCCATCAGGAGAAGATTCTGGAGGATGAAAACTTGCATCACCTATTTCTTTCCTGGCATTATTAGACTCCAGAATAAAccccaaaataataaaattatgttcaaattttcaaaccGAAACTTGTCATCAATCttcatctgctgagtttttccagcagattGCATTTGGCTTCATATTCAAGTATTTGCAGTCTCCCATGCTTCTGTAGTAAATTTATGCTGCCTTTGCTCATACCAACTAATCTCTCTGCAACTTGGCATTTGTTTACTGTACTTTATTGTTGTACTATGATCTGTTCACAATACAACCTCTTTCTTGGTGCACGTAATGATAATCAATCTTGAATTGAATGGTGTCAGGCCCTTAAAATCCCTCCAGCCTCTCTTTGGTTTACACTCATTTCTCCCCAACAGGGGGTATTGTTGCACATGCCCAAGGTAAACTATGTTAAAATGGCATGATATTCCTTGCTTACAAGATGGTTTTACTACACATTTGTCACAGTGTCTATTGTATACTTTATATTGGCAAATATTATTTCCAAACAAATTAGTTGGTCATTTATCTTGCTGCCATTTCTCCAATTTTACAACTGTAAATACATTTCAAGAACTATTCAATGCATGGAAACTTACTCTGAGATCTGTTCAAGATGTGACTGCTATTTCATAAACTCAAAGTCTTTCTTACAAATCAACACCAGAGAGGAACCATTCCAGATTTCCACATAGATTTAAATCAGATGTAAAAGATCTACTAATCTACAAAACACTTCCATCTCTTCTAAATGTATTCCTTTATTGATTGGGACAGAAACATTACACTTTACATCTGGGCCATATTCGTATGATTCTGTACAGTAGAACTCCTGAATGAGTCATTCTGTTGACGTACAAATGATACGCAAGATTACACTTATGAatgaaagaaatgcttttttttaaattgcagtggGATTCCAAGATTAGCATCGAGGTCAAAAAATATTTCACCCCTCATTGCAATGGATTGTCTACCAATAAATTTTCTGCATTTAACAATGAAGAGTTTCCCCTTTGGCTGACCAATCCTATTTAAAGTGTTTAGAGATGTAACTAGAAACATTAAACTTTTCCTAGAGttagaaaaaaatataaacttaAATGTATTAGAATTCTTGAATTGGCAATAAATAAAGGAAGTGCTGGAGGCTAGTGTAATGAAACgttgatcagatactatttattgtcatgcaataaaacacaaatattacacaaaattgcctttaatcAGCTATAAGGCAAAGAttttccattagcattgcctggcacatcttacagtcagagaaaaagaagcaaaagagaattctcTCAGAGTCACTGCGTGtccttggattcacctccagcgtccCTGTAGCCGCAGAAGACTCCAATTCAGTTCAAagccaagcccagatccaaacctctgacataatcATGGTCAGCATCAAGGGGGGAGTTTTcaggcatttccccccccccaatgagTTGTTGTGCCCCCCCATCTGCAGCTCTAGTTTCACTAGCGTCATGTAATTTTAATTCCAAGCGAGAAAAGCACGCACATTTTTCTGTTACATTGGAGGGACAGGGGAGTGTGACAGTGGAGCcaggaggaggttcatggcaAGTATGGCACCCGCCTTCCAACCCTGCTGAGTGAGTTTTCAAATGGCagtttccaccccccctcccacccccacagcAGTTACACTAATTCCCCCAATTAGATTTGTTCTAACGCTGACTCTGGACAGGAATAGGATGCCTTCAGTACCCAGGGTCTttttggagcccttcttgccctcagcaacctGTCAAATCGCAGTCTGATCCCTGTTTCTCAGGAACAAGTCttctgcagcctgcagccttatTTGAGTTCCTCACCCAAAAGTGGCCAACAGCTTTCCGCCTGTGTGTGTCTTTCAGCTGCGTAAACCCTAAATGTGCCTATGTTCAAACTTCTCTCAGTGAACTTTTCTTTTTTGTTAGACTATGGATAATTAAGATTCTAAAATTTGCAAATTAAAACATGCATTGATATACAATTaggattttgctttcatgtttgtAATCAGTGATGAGTGATATGGTGTAGTTAATTGTGATTactttaaagtggaaagaaaggaTTTTCAGAGTCCTTTTAAAGCATACTGAAACTGAACATCTTGTAACGGATTAAATCATGAAGGTTCTGTTAATGCCACTTTCACAATTATATTATGAGCTTGAATATTGTTTTAGTTTATTGGGTCAGGGAATCACTGAGGAGCTCGATAGGCCTGTGAATTTCTGCTGAGAATTTTTAATAGTATCTACACGTGTGGTGCACGCAACAATCACatcgacatgatggagtgattaaacagtgttaattaccaaaaacctgagcatcactgatacactacttggccAGTTTCCAGCTACAGGAGCCAGAGAGGGCAAGTCTGGGCACGCCAGCCTTTATTAGGAAATCtggggtggagccaagggaggggttagggaaggtcaggtaggttcggattggccagtccatacatctatgcaaatacCTTTCACCACAAGATGATATCAGGATCCTGAGTAGATAAACAGGGAAAATGTTAGAGGTACTCCGAAATTCAAGCTGATTCCATCATGAGAGAAACTAAGTTAACTTTTCAGTTAAATACCCTTTTATTGGAATATTCTGTGCAGATGCTATGCATTTCcagcaaacttttttttaaaatttgccacATCTTCTTATTTGTTGTATTAAGTATTGCTTTGGTGAAAATATATTTTGTACTTTTGCATGTAATTTTATTATCCCAcctgttttaatttcaacttaTAAATTGATTCTTCTCACTCTTTGTAAAAGATTCTGCCAGGAAGAGCAGAGTCACTGAATTCAGAATATCATTTGTATGGTCTTACCTTTCGTGTTTATATTGTGAATCTTGCTTGTTTCCTTTTTAAAGGACATTTAATGGGAAAAAAGAGCATTGATGATACCCTTTATGGCTACACGAACAGTGACAACATGGTCTATCCAGCTCCGTCAGGGATTGATAAGCAGCCAGAAGACAAtgtgcagtgggctgagagagCCAAAAAATTCTTAAATTTGTGGGAAGAAACCTCATCTACAACTGTTCAGAAATCAAGGGAAGACATTCCAGTACCATGGCAGAcaactaacaacaacctcaaagAGGTAAGTGTTTTAcacaaaataacattttaaatattttcagctCTTCCAATGGATGTGGCAGCAAAGGGATTGTATCAGTTAAATAAAGACCACAATAGCAAAAGATGAATTTTGGAAAGCTACAA
This genomic window from Narcine bancroftii isolate sNarBan1 chromosome 3, sNarBan1.hap1, whole genome shotgun sequence contains:
- the LOC138756098 gene encoding gastrin-releasing peptide-like isoform X2, with the protein product MGSELTLWKPRLFFSLIVFSIASSKVHYGLAAPVQNQNQGDLSKMFPRGSHWAVGHLMGKKSIDDTLYGYTNSDNMVYPAPSGIDKQPEDNVQWAERAKKFLNLWEETSSTTVQKSREDIPVPWQTTNNNLKEVYSMFSYFWLF
- the LOC138756098 gene encoding gastrin-releasing peptide-like isoform X1, which encodes MGSELTLWKPRLFFSLIVFSIASSKVHYGLAAPVQNQNQGDLSKMFPRGSHWAVGHLMGKKSIDDTLYGYTNSDNMVYPAPSGIDKQPEDNVQWAERAKKFLNLWEETSSTTVQKSREDIPVPWQTTNNNLKEMVDYLLQFMNTKDETPS